CTTGGTCATGGCGAGCGCATGAACAGTCATGGTGGGGTAGATGAGGCCGATGCCAAGTCCGGTTATGGTCCAGCCGATGATGATTGCTGCGCCGGGTACGCCCTCGAACACGCCTGCGAAGGTGATCGCGGTGCCGACAAGTTGCACCAGCGTGCCGATCACGGGGAGTTGTGCTCGCTTCGCTTGGTCGGTGATACGCCCGGAAACGGCTGATCCAATAGCCCAGGTAATGGAACCGACTGTTAGCACGAGGCCGGCGCTGGCGGGATCCCACCCGTGTACCAGTTGGAGTAAGAGCGGGAGAAAGGTCTCCACCCCGATAAAAGTTCCGTTGGCCAGTCCGCGCAGTAGGACGGTGGAGGGGAGCCCTCGTTTTGCGGTGAACGTTCCCGCGGGGAGTAGCGGCTTCATGAACACGAAAGTGAGGATTGCCGATACCGCGATTATGAGGAGGATCAAGGGGGTGAACTCGTCTGGCTCTGTCCCGGACATGACCTGGAGTAGCGCCACCGATACGCCAGCGCCGACCGCAAGTAACACTCTGCGCTTAGTTGAACCATCTGAGTCCGCTGGTTCTGTCCGGGGAAGCGCGGCCGTGACTTTGACCAGAACTGGAAACGCCATCAGGAAAACGACAGGGACAAAACCAAAAATCCACCGCCAGCTCGCATACTGAACAACCAGGCCCGCAATTCCCGGGCCGATTAGCGCTGGCAGGACCCAGGCGGCCGCGAAAGCGGCGAAGAATGGTGGTTGTCGAAGCGGGTGTACGTGGTTGCCGATGATGGTGTAGAGCGGAACCATAGAGAGACCGCCGCCGAATCCCTGTATTGCCCTCCCCAACACAAAGATCTGCATGGATGGGGAGAAAGTGCAGATCGTTAGCCCGGCGACGAAGAGTAGTACGCCTGTGTATAGGCATGACTGTGGGCTGCGATTATCAGACCATGGCCCAGCCAGAGCTGTCGCGATCAACTGAGTGGCCATGGTTATGCCCATCGCCAGTGCGTAGAGGTTCGCGCCCTCCAATGAACGAACCACCGTCGGCATAGCAGTTGCCACAGCCAACGTCTCAAATGCGACTAAGGAAATAAGACCGACTGCAAGCCACTTCAGCAGACGCTCCTGTGACCCCTCGAGAAATATGCGTTCGCTATCCACAAGTGCCCATTATTGCCGGAAAAGCAGGTCCCAGCTAGTTCGGGAAGGTCCCGTTCCGAGACTGATCCACCACCATCTTCCCGTAGGGGAAACACGTCACGGGGATCAGCTTGAAATTGGCTATGGCCAGGGGAATTCCAATAATGGTGATGGCCAGGCCGATACCTGTGACCACGTGGCCTAGCGCCAACCACCAGCCAGCAATGATGAACCAGAGTCCGTTCATGAGTGACGAACCGACACCTGCTCCCGGTTGTTTCACTACTTCACGCCCGAATGGCCAAATGATATATCCAGCGATGCGAAACGAGGCAACCCCAACGGGGATAGTGACTATGAAGATGCAGGCAATCACGCCGGCTAGGACGTATGCAAGGAACAGCTCAAACCCCGCAAACACAACCCAGATGATATTGAGCAAAGTCTTCATTCTGCGGTGCCCCTTTCGCGAGTCGCATGAAAGGTTACAGGCTACCCAAGCCGATGCCATAGTGCTCGACACATTCGCGAGCGAATGACGCATTCTAGATGCCACCCGCGTACGGGAAGTCGCTTCCGTCTCTGGCGCCTAATGGGCCGTGAGCCCTTGTACCTGTTCTGAAGCGTCGCAGATGGTGTCGCACCGCTGGGTCAATAGTGGGGGCCACCTGTGCGTCACTGCGTCGCCGGTATCGTCTTCTGCATCGATAACCCCCTCTTGTTAGACTCGAAGACAGGGATAGGACAGTGTTTGCAAAGGGGCTTTACGTGTCGGGTGAATCAGTGGTGTCGAAGAATGCGAACACGGTTCAGGCAAGGCCTAGAAGCAATCCTCAGGAACTGTTCCCTCATCAGGTGGCGGCGATGGGGCGGTTGGATGAGTTGAATCGGGCTTCTTCTTTTAGTTCTTTGTTGGTGTTACCAACGGGTGGGGGTAAGACGAGGACGGCGGTGCAGTGGCTGATTGCTAACGCTTTGCAGGAAGGTGACGCTGATGGGGGCGGGGTGGGGCCGCGGCGGAAGGTGTTGTGGTTGGCCCACCGGCACTTATTGTTGGAGCAGGCGGCTGATGCTTTTGAGCGGAACGTGTTTTCTGATGATGCCCCGAACTTGACGCCTTTCCGGTATCGGATTGTTTCTGGTCGTCATGATCAGCCGGTGAGGATTACGCGTGATGACGACGTGGTGATCGCTAGTAAGGACAGTCTGGCTTCCAGTGCGGGTTTAGCCGCGTTGGATGCTTGGTTGGCGGGCGAGGACGAAGTGTTCGTGGTGGTGGACGAAGCTCACCATGCTCCGGCGCGTTCCTATCGAAGGATTTTGGATCGCGTTCACTCTCGGGTCCCCAGGGTGAAGCTCCTAGGGTTGACCGCGACCCCTTTCCGCACCTTGGAGCAAGAGCAGGGCTTGCTGGGAGAGATTTTTAAGAACGATGTCGTTTACAAGGCTGACCTTCAAGACCTGATTACCAAGGGGATTCTGGCTACCCCACATCCTGAAAGCCTAGAGACAAAGGTTGACTTCGGCGGGAGCCTGGTCCCCAAGAATGTTAGGACCATCGAGCGCAGCGACTACATTCCTCAAGACATGCAAGACATGATGGTGGAGCATTCGCGTAGGAACAGGTTTATTGCGCAGACTTACGCGAAGCATGTTGATAGGTACGGGCCGACGATCGTGTTTGCGGTGAATATTCCTCACGCTATCGCTCTTCGCAGGGTCTTTGAGGAAGAGGGCGTCCGGGCGGGCGCGATCTTTAGTGGCAAGAGGACTGAGTTCACCAACATTGACGTGTCCAACCATGACAACGCAGAAGAAATCAGGAAGTACGAGCGCGGTGATTTGGATGTGTTGATCAACGTTGGCATCCTCACTGAGGGGGCTGACCTACCCAGAACCAAGACTGTGTTCTTGACTAGACCCACTGTTTCTTCGGTTTTGATGACTCAAATGATTGGGCGCGCTCTTCGCGGGGAGAAAGCCGGGGGGACTCGTGATGCCCATATTGTCAGTTTCATTGATGACTGGCACGGGAAAGTGGCTTGGGAAAGCCCGGAATCCGTCATCGCAGCAGCCAACGGTATTTTGCAGGAGAGTGTCGCGCAGCGCCGGGACTATGACATGCGGCTGGTGTCGATCGAGAAGATGGAAGAGTTCGCCAGCATCCTTAACGAGGCGGTAGACACCACCGCGTTGGAAGGCATCGAGTTCATCAAGCGTGTGCCGTTGGGCATGTACATCTTCTCCCTGACCATCCCCACCAATGGTGAAGGCGACGCTAACGAGGGCGAGCTGGAACACAACCACCAGATCCTGGTTTACGACAACTCGAAGCACATGTACCAGGCGCTCATCGATTCTCTCCCCGCCCTGTTTACAGATTGGGGATTGGAGGAGGAAACCATTCCCGAGGACGTGTTGGAACTCCTGGTCGACCATTGTCGGGAAGCCTACTTTGATGAGGGCATGATTCCTCCGCTTCGGGAGCGGGACATCGAGTATCTACTCAGGTACTACGCGCAAAAGGTAGCCCAGCCAGTTTTTGTCACTTTCGATGAGATAGAACGAAGCAAAGTTGACCTGTCACGGATGGCTCGCAAGATCTTTGATGAGGACATGCGTCCCAGTGAGCAGAAGCGATACAGAGACAGACTCTGGGAAGATCCCGCCAGTCTCCTCAAGGTCTACTACGGGCGGAAACCGTATTTCCGGAGCCAGTTAGACACCGAGATCGCCAAGCTTCAAGGCGACTCCCCAACCCTGGTTGAAAGCACCGTGGTCCCAGATCAAGTGGCGTTAGAAGACCTAGCCCTGAGCGACTGGGCTGAGTATGCACCCCAGTTGTACAACCAAACCAAAGACGCGGTCTTCAACCGGGCCAAGCAAGGGTCAGAATACGTGTGTGCTGGCTGTGGGAAACGCAGCCCGTACAGGGCCTTGTTCCATATTGACCATGTCTATCCGAGGTCGAG
This genomic stretch from Schaalia sp. JY-X169 harbors:
- a CDS encoding MFS transporter, giving the protein MDSERIFLEGSQERLLKWLAVGLISLVAFETLAVATAMPTVVRSLEGANLYALAMGITMATQLIATALAGPWSDNRSPQSCLYTGVLLFVAGLTICTFSPSMQIFVLGRAIQGFGGGLSMVPLYTIIGNHVHPLRQPPFFAAFAAAWVLPALIGPGIAGLVVQYASWRWIFGFVPVVFLMAFPVLVKVTAALPRTEPADSDGSTKRRVLLAVGAGVSVALLQVMSGTEPDEFTPLILLIIAVSAILTFVFMKPLLPAGTFTAKRGLPSTVLLRGLANGTFIGVETFLPLLLQLVHGWDPASAGLVLTVGSITWAIGSAVSGRITDQAKRAQLPVIGTLVQLVGTAITFAGVFEGVPGAAIIIGWTITGLGIGLIYPTMTVHALAMTKTRNKGKTSSALQMADTLGGAFCVAAAGIAYALVLPSLSPAFAAAVGLMVVLLVMAMPIARRISPAPDSDEALQLQETQQL
- a CDS encoding YccF domain-containing protein, with product MKTLLNIIWVVFAGFELFLAYVLAGVIACIFIVTIPVGVASFRIAGYIIWPFGREVVKQPGAGVGSSLMNGLWFIIAGWWLALGHVVTGIGLAITIIGIPLAIANFKLIPVTCFPYGKMVVDQSRNGTFPN
- a CDS encoding DEAD/DEAH box helicase family protein, yielding MSGESVVSKNANTVQARPRSNPQELFPHQVAAMGRLDELNRASSFSSLLVLPTGGGKTRTAVQWLIANALQEGDADGGGVGPRRKVLWLAHRHLLLEQAADAFERNVFSDDAPNLTPFRYRIVSGRHDQPVRITRDDDVVIASKDSLASSAGLAALDAWLAGEDEVFVVVDEAHHAPARSYRRILDRVHSRVPRVKLLGLTATPFRTLEQEQGLLGEIFKNDVVYKADLQDLITKGILATPHPESLETKVDFGGSLVPKNVRTIERSDYIPQDMQDMMVEHSRRNRFIAQTYAKHVDRYGPTIVFAVNIPHAIALRRVFEEEGVRAGAIFSGKRTEFTNIDVSNHDNAEEIRKYERGDLDVLINVGILTEGADLPRTKTVFLTRPTVSSVLMTQMIGRALRGEKAGGTRDAHIVSFIDDWHGKVAWESPESVIAAANGILQESVAQRRDYDMRLVSIEKMEEFASILNEAVDTTALEGIEFIKRVPLGMYIFSLTIPTNGEGDANEGELEHNHQILVYDNSKHMYQALIDSLPALFTDWGLEEETIPEDVLELLVDHCREAYFDEGMIPPLRERDIEYLLRYYAQKVAQPVFVTFDEIERSKVDLSRMARKIFDEDMRPSEQKRYRDRLWEDPASLLKVYYGRKPYFRSQLDTEIAKLQGDSPTLVESTVVPDQVALEDLALSDWAEYAPQLYNQTKDAVFNRAKQGSEYVCAGCGKRSPYRALFHIDHVYPRSRGGKTTEVNLQLLCRPCNLAKGDRT